From the Solanum stenotomum isolate F172 chromosome 4, ASM1918654v1, whole genome shotgun sequence genome, one window contains:
- the LOC125862106 gene encoding lysophospholipid acyltransferase 1-like, which produces MRLPEMESTASAIGVSIPVFRFLLCFVGTFPVSFLHRFVPCVSGRHFYAALSGAVLSYLSFGFSSNLHFLVPMLLGYASMVLCRHYCGIITFFLAFGYLIGCHVYYMSGDAWKKGGMDATGALMVISLKIISSVINYQDGLLKEEDLREAQKKNRLLKLPSLLEYFGYCLCCGSHFAGPVYEMKDYLEWTEKNGIWKPSDKGQPSPFGAALRAILQAALCMGLYMYLVPLFPISMFLDPTYQEWGFWTRLGYQYMASFTARCKYYFIWSISEVAIIISGFGFSGWADMTNPPKAQWDRAINVDILGVELAKSSVQIPLVWNIQVSTWLRHYVYERLIQKGKKPSFIQLLVTQTVSAVWHGLYPGYIIFFVQSALMIAGSRVIYRWQQATSNIQFQKTLVFTNFVYTLLVLNHSAVGFMVLSLHETLTSYGSVYYIGTIIPILVILLGKMIQPAKPVRSKAKKDE; this is translated from the exons ATGAGGTTGCCGGAGATGGAATCAACGGCGTCGGCGATCGGAGTATCGATTCCGGTGTTCCGTTTCTTACTCTGTTTCGTGGGCACTTTTCCTGTGAGTTTTCTTCATCGATTTGTTCCTTGTGTCAGTGGTAGGCATTTCTACGCTGCCCTATCAGGTGCTGTTTTGTCCTATTTGTCGTTTGGGTTCTCCTCGAATTTGCATTTTTTGGTGCCGATGCTTTTGGGCTATGCTTCAATGGTTTTATGTCGACATTATTGCGGTATCATCACTTTCTTCCTCGCATTCGGATATCTAATTGGATG CCATGTGTACTACATGAGCGGGGATGCATGGAAAAAAGGAGGAATGGATGCTACGG GAGCTTTAATGGTTATTTCGCTGAAAATAATTTCAAGTGTGATCAATTACCAAGATGGATTATTGAAGGAGGAAGATTTACGTGAGGCGCAAAAGAAAAATCGTTTGCTAAAGTTGCCATCATTACTTGAGTACTTTGGTTATTGTCTCTGTTGTGGAAGTCATTTTGCTGGTCCAGTTTATGAAATGAAGGATTATCTTGAATGGACAGAGAAAAATGGT ATTTGGAAACCTTCAGACAAAGGACAGCCATCGCCTTTTGGGGCAGCGTTAAGAGCTATTCTTCAAGCAGCTCTGTGTATGGGATTGTATATGTATTTGGTGCCTCTTTTCCCAATTTCCATGTTCTTGGACCCAACGTACCAAGAATGGGGTTTCTGGACGCGGTTGGGTTACCAATATATGGCTAGCTTTACTGCACGGTGTAAATATTATTTCATATGGTCAATCTCGGAAGTTGCTATCATCATATCTGGCTTCGGTTTCAGTGGTTGGGCAGACATGACTAATCCACCAAAAGCACAATGGGACCGTGCTATAAATGTCGACATATTGGGTGTTGAGCTTGCAAAGAGCTCAGTTCAAATACCTCTTGTATGGAATATTCAAGTTAGCACCTGGCTGAGGCACT ATGTATATGAGAGACTTATACAGAAGGGAAAGAAGCCTAGTTTCATCCAGTTGCTAGTCACACAGACTGTTAGTGCTGTATGGCAT GGGTTATATCCCGGGTACATCATATTCTTTGTTCAATCTGCTTTGATGATTGCTGGATCAAGAG TCATTTATAGATGGCAGCAAGCTACAAGTAATATTCAGTTTCAGAAGACGCTGGTATTCACGAACTTTGTATATACACTGCTAGTTCTCAACCACTCTGCTGTTGGATTCATG GTACTAAGTCTGCATGAAACACTTACATCTTATGGAAGTGTATACTATATTGGAACTATTATACCAATTCTAGTGATCTTGCTTGGTAAAATGATTCAGCCAGCAAAACCAGTAAGATCTAAGGCAAAAAAGGATGAATGA
- the LOC125862749 gene encoding F-box protein PP2-A13-like codes for MGSSLSLFLNPRVSVAVPPANPGLCDLPESCVASVMVYLNPSEICSLAMLNRGFRAASSADFVWESKLPINYELLIDRVFGGVDDFSNNLCKRDIYARLCRPSYFDGGSKKVWLDKGTGRVCLSISANGLAITGIDDRRYWSRIETDESRFQSIAYLQQIWWVEVGGEVDFPFPAGSYSIFYRLQVGRSSRRFGRRICNSEHVHGWDKKPVQFQLSTSDGQQATTQCYMKEPGKWKYHHVGDFTVTGSAANMKVKFSMTQIDCTHTKGGLCVDSVLICPSEFTERLKRF; via the exons ATGGGTTCTTCTTTATCCCTTTTCTTGAATCCACGTGTTTCCGTCGCTGTACCGCCGGCGAATCCCGGTTTGTGTGACTTGCCGGAGAGTTGTGTAGCGTCAGTTATGGTGTATTTAAATCCGTCGGAGATCTGTAGTCTTGCAATGCTTAATCGTGGTTTTAGGGCTGCTTCTTCTGCTGATTTTGTTTGGGAATCGAAATTGCCGATAAATTATGAATTGCTTATTGACAGGGTTTTTGGTGGggttgatgatttttctaacaATTTGTGCAAAAGGGATATTTATGCTAGGCTTTGTCGACCTAGTTATTTTGATGGTGGCTCAAAG AAGGTTTGGTTAGATAAGGGTACAGGAAGGGTTTGTTTATCAATCTCTGCAAATGGATTGGCGATAACAGGCATTGACGATAGGAGATATTGGAGTCGTATTGAAACAGACGAATCAAG ATTCCAGTCCATTGCGTATCTCCAACAGATATGGTGGGTTGAAGTGGGTGGAGAGGTTGATTTCCCATTCCCAGCAGGGTCCTATAGCATTTTCTACAGGCTGCAAGTAGGACGTTCCTCTCGGAGATTTGGACGGCGAATTTGCAACTCCGAGCATGTTCACGGATGGGATAAAAAGCCAGTGCAGTTCCAGCTCTCAACATCTGATGGTCAGCAAGCTACAACCCAGTGTTACATGAAAGAACCTGGAAAATGGAAATATCACCATGTAGGAGACTTTACAGTTACAGGGTCTGCAGCAAATATGAAAGTTAAGTTCTCCATGACCCAAATCGATTGCACCCACACCAAAGGTGGACTTTGTGTAGATTCTGTGTTAATATGCCCGAGCGAGTTTACAGAGAGGTTAAAGCGTTTTTAG
- the LOC125863179 gene encoding E3 ubiquitin-protein ligase At1g63170-like, translating to MFLPSPSSSPLLRSNNNDGFFLFRSTNRYSLRETIRFMRRASNRRALMMHEPSEQIDDRQSNWAYSKPVVVIDLLWNFMYIIAAMVVLVLSKNENPEMPLRVWIIGYSLLCMVHVVSVYLEFRRRGYGQSLFTGEGGLRPTVDSSYITLADLTTDRTSYVTKLMDSANTMISLFWWIIGFYWVCTGGQRMVDESPQLYWLCIVFLAFDVFFVIFLLVLACAIGLGICCCFPCIIAVLYIVADKKGAAIEDVEKLSKYIFQRNDCTEKKCTSENQGTFAGFMTLCGGDAPTDEHRVSVHDSECSICLSTYDDGDELRELPCGHLFHCPCIDKWLYMSATCPLCKRNIFGASSCCGGV from the exons atgtttttaccCAGTCCATCGAGTTCACCATTACTAAGATCAAACAACAATGACGGATTTTTTCTCTTTCGATCAACTAATCGTTACAGTCTTCGTGAAACGATTAGGTTTATGCGAAGAGCTAGCAATCGAAGGGCATTAATGATGCATGAACCGTCTGAGCAAATTGATGATCGGCAGAGTAATTGGGCTTATTCAAAACCTGTTGTGGTTATCGATCTATTGTGGAATTTCATGTACATAATTGCTGCTATGGTGGTTTTGGTGTTGAGTAAAAATGAAAACCCGGAAATGCCTTTAAGGGTTTGGATTATTGGGTATTCTTTGCTTTGTATGGTTCATGTTGTTAGTGTTTATTTGGAGTTTCGGAGAAGAGGGTATGGGCAATCACTGTTCACCGGAGAGGGGGGTTTGAGGCCTACTGTAGATTCGAGTTATATTACTTTGGCTGATTTAACCACGGATAGAACAAG TTATGTGACGAAGTTAATGGATTCTGCAAATACAATGATATCATTATTCTGGTGGATCATTGGATTTTATTGGGTATGTACTGGTGGGCAGCGAATGGTGGATGAATCCCCTCAATTGTACTG GCTTTGCATTGTTTTCTTGGCTTTTGATGTATTCTTTGTGATCTTCTTACTTGTGCTGGCTTGTGCTATTGGTCTCGGAATTTGCTGTTGCTTTCCATGTATTATTGCTGTTCTATACATTGTAGCTGATAAG AAAGGAGCAGCCATAGAAGATGTTGAAAAACTGTCAAAGTACATATTCCAACGCAATGATTGTACTGAGAAGAAATGTACTAGTGAGAACCAAGGAACATTTGCTGGATTCATGACCCTGTGTGGGGGAGATGCACCAACAGATGAACACAGAGTTTCCGTACATGATTCT GAATGTTCCATATGTCTGTCTACTTACGATGATGGAGATGAACTTCGAGAACTTCCCTGTGGTCACCTTTTTCACTGTCCTTGTATTGACAAATGGCTATATATGAGCGCGACCTGCCCTCTTTGCAAACGCAACATCTTTGGGGCTAGCAGTTGCTGTGGAGGAGTTTAG